One genomic region from Nocardia vinacea encodes:
- a CDS encoding mycofactocin-coupled SDR family oxidoreductase, with product MIGRVEGKVAFITGAARGQGRSHAVRLAQEGADIIAIDVCKPVGGSTGIPASTPDDLAETADLVKGLGRRIITAEVDVRDFDALRAVVDSGVEQLGRLDVIVANAGIGIGGATLHETAEPDWDAVIDINLSGVWKTVKAGVPHLLSGGRGGSIILTSSVGGLKAHQNIGHYVAAKHGVVGLMRTFAVELGKYSIRVNTVHPTNVNTPMFMNEGTLRLFRPDLENPGPDDLAPVAQQMHILPVGWVEPLDISNAVLFLASDEARYVTGLPMTVDAGSMLK from the coding sequence ATGATCGGGCGGGTAGAAGGCAAGGTCGCCTTCATCACTGGTGCGGCGCGCGGGCAGGGACGCAGTCATGCGGTGCGGTTGGCGCAGGAGGGCGCCGATATCATCGCGATCGACGTATGCAAACCGGTCGGAGGGAGCACTGGCATTCCGGCGTCCACCCCGGATGACCTGGCCGAGACCGCGGATCTGGTGAAAGGTCTTGGCCGCCGCATCATTACGGCGGAGGTCGACGTCCGGGATTTCGACGCGCTGCGGGCCGTTGTGGACAGCGGCGTGGAGCAGCTCGGTCGGCTGGATGTCATCGTGGCCAACGCGGGTATCGGCATCGGTGGCGCGACATTGCACGAGACTGCGGAGCCGGACTGGGACGCGGTGATCGACATCAACCTGTCCGGAGTCTGGAAGACGGTGAAAGCCGGTGTGCCCCATCTGTTGTCGGGCGGACGCGGTGGGTCGATAATCCTGACCAGCTCGGTCGGCGGGCTCAAGGCACACCAGAACATCGGCCACTATGTCGCCGCCAAACACGGCGTGGTCGGCTTGATGCGGACATTCGCCGTCGAGTTGGGGAAGTATTCCATCCGCGTCAACACGGTGCACCCGACCAATGTCAACACCCCCATGTTCATGAACGAGGGCACGCTGCGACTGTTCCGGCCAGACCTGGAGAACCCCGGCCCCGACGATCTCGCCCCGGTCGCCCAGCAGATGCACATACTCCCGGTGGGCTGGGTCGAACCCCTGGATATCAGCAATGCGGTGCTGTTCCTGGCCTCGGACGAAGCCCGCTATGTGACCGGTCTTCCCATGACAGTTGATGCCGGGAGCATGTTGAAGTAG
- a CDS encoding aldehyde dehydrogenase family protein gives MALILAERRSYVAGSWVTGDDIVAVENPADETLVTEIAATPPTEIERAILEGRRSFDSGVWADAPATDRARRLHAFLGHVEKARAELVATMVAEAGQPLAFAEQSQFLSGIALARNTIDLYLSMRHEQPSPVPVDELTQHRVALSILCHEPVGVVTAITPYNAAFVLALQKIMPALISGNSVILRPSPLTPISSLIFGSAAEAAGLPPGVFSVVVESGWAGAQLLTTHPAVDMVSFTGSTAVGARISAQAAPTIKRVALELGGKSAQIYLPDAISKAAAGATAVVARMAGQACVAATRMLVPRDHKDEVLEAVSRAYVNVTVGAPTDPATAMGPLISAAQRERCERLIEQAVGAGATVGYGGGRPAGLDRGYYVEPTVLDVPDNTNPAAREEIFGPVLAVLGYRDLDHAVEIANDTDYGLSGQVYSADAAAATAIARRLRTGAVNVNTALFSAYAPSGGYRHSGLGRERGPDGIRAFQEVKHLVIGELR, from the coding sequence ATGGCGTTGATCCTCGCCGAACGGCGCTCGTACGTCGCCGGCTCCTGGGTGACCGGTGACGATATTGTCGCCGTGGAGAACCCCGCCGACGAAACACTCGTCACCGAGATCGCCGCCACTCCACCGACCGAGATCGAACGCGCGATCCTCGAGGGCCGCCGGAGTTTCGACAGCGGAGTCTGGGCCGATGCCCCAGCGACCGACCGCGCACGGCGGCTGCATGCGTTTCTCGGTCATGTCGAGAAGGCTCGGGCGGAGCTGGTGGCGACCATGGTGGCCGAGGCGGGCCAACCCCTCGCTTTCGCCGAGCAGTCGCAGTTCCTTTCCGGAATTGCCTTGGCCCGTAATACGATCGACCTGTACCTGTCGATGCGGCACGAGCAACCCAGCCCGGTCCCGGTCGACGAGCTCACGCAGCACCGGGTGGCGTTGAGCATCCTCTGCCACGAGCCGGTCGGTGTGGTCACCGCGATCACGCCCTACAACGCGGCATTCGTCCTGGCGCTCCAGAAGATCATGCCCGCCCTGATATCCGGCAATTCGGTGATCCTGCGGCCGAGCCCGTTGACACCGATCTCGTCGCTCATATTCGGATCCGCCGCCGAGGCGGCGGGCCTGCCGCCTGGCGTATTCAGTGTCGTCGTGGAATCCGGATGGGCCGGTGCGCAATTGCTGACCACCCATCCGGCGGTCGATATGGTCTCGTTCACCGGGTCGACCGCGGTCGGGGCCCGGATCAGTGCACAGGCCGCGCCGACCATCAAGCGGGTGGCATTGGAACTCGGCGGCAAATCGGCACAGATCTATCTCCCCGACGCGATCTCGAAGGCCGCCGCGGGCGCTACAGCGGTGGTCGCCAGGATGGCGGGCCAGGCTTGTGTCGCCGCCACCCGAATGCTGGTGCCGCGCGACCACAAGGACGAAGTGCTCGAGGCTGTTTCGCGCGCCTACGTGAACGTGACGGTCGGAGCGCCGACCGACCCGGCCACCGCAATGGGCCCGCTCATCAGCGCCGCGCAGCGGGAACGCTGTGAGCGGCTGATCGAACAGGCCGTGGGCGCGGGCGCCACCGTCGGTTACGGCGGCGGACGGCCCGCGGGACTCGACCGCGGCTACTACGTCGAACCGACCGTGCTCGACGTACCGGACAACACCAATCCCGCCGCGCGGGAAGAGATCTTCGGCCCAGTACTGGCGGTGCTGGGTTACCGCGATCTCGACCACGCCGTCGAGATCGCCAATGACACCGACTACGGCCTGTCCGGGCAGGTCTACAGCGCCGATGCCGCCGCCGCGACCGCGATCGCGCGGCGGCTGCGCACGGGAGCGGTGAACGTCAACACGGCGCTGTTCAGCGCCTACGCCCCCAGCGGGGGCTACAGGCACAGCGGCCTCGGCCGTGAACGCGGTCCGGACGGCATCCGGGCATTTCAAGAGGTCAAACACCTGGTCATCGGAGAACTCCGGTGA
- a CDS encoding thiolase family protein → MTRRFPAGGHIAVVGFAHSMVQRRFDRPLGAVAVDVARTAIADAGLTPEAIDGFVTSAMFPTAGAHAVRDGTSTVTANWLADRIGTDPRYVASFQGVGQIPGSVALAVNAIAAGAADYVVLHRALHNPAGGYHDNPLSVVTGPQQWTVPQGYGGPLPMIALPYNEYLRRYDADPDAMAAVVVEARKNGAAIPWSYWHGRPLTTADYLAAPMVSDPMRRLDCDIPVDGVAAFVLTSAERARDLPHRPVYIAGYASSGVNPPRLPSHWPLDDIMAGGADTVRRLWAAAGVGPGEVDLPQLYDGFSPFVYFWLEALGLCPVGEAHRFVADGGIDSDSPAGLPVLSGGGALGNGRMHGIPQMLECYLQLSGRAGPRQRAATVALACHSAPHYGGAVVYASEPL, encoded by the coding sequence GTGACCAGGCGATTCCCCGCGGGCGGCCACATCGCCGTGGTCGGGTTCGCGCACAGTATGGTGCAGCGTCGATTCGACCGCCCGCTCGGCGCGGTAGCCGTCGATGTCGCACGGACGGCGATCGCCGACGCCGGACTCACACCGGAGGCGATCGACGGATTCGTCACCTCCGCCATGTTTCCGACCGCGGGCGCACACGCTGTGCGTGACGGAACCAGTACCGTGACCGCCAACTGGCTGGCCGACCGGATCGGCACCGACCCGCGATACGTGGCGAGCTTCCAGGGCGTCGGCCAGATACCGGGTTCAGTTGCGTTGGCTGTCAATGCCATAGCCGCCGGTGCCGCGGATTATGTTGTGCTGCACCGGGCCCTGCACAATCCGGCCGGGGGCTATCACGACAATCCTTTGTCAGTGGTCACCGGGCCGCAGCAGTGGACCGTGCCGCAGGGCTACGGCGGACCCTTGCCGATGATCGCGTTGCCCTACAACGAATATCTGCGACGATACGACGCGGATCCGGACGCGATGGCGGCCGTAGTGGTCGAGGCACGCAAGAACGGGGCCGCGATTCCGTGGTCGTATTGGCACGGCCGACCGCTGACCACTGCGGACTATCTGGCGGCACCGATGGTCAGCGACCCGATGCGCCGCCTGGACTGCGATATCCCCGTCGACGGCGTGGCCGCCTTTGTCCTCACCTCCGCCGAGCGCGCCCGCGACCTGCCACACCGCCCGGTCTATATCGCCGGATACGCGAGCAGCGGTGTGAACCCGCCACGGTTGCCGTCGCACTGGCCACTCGACGACATCATGGCTGGTGGTGCCGACACCGTACGGCGACTGTGGGCGGCCGCCGGTGTGGGACCCGGCGAGGTGGACCTGCCGCAGTTGTACGACGGGTTCTCCCCATTCGTCTACTTCTGGCTGGAGGCCCTGGGTTTGTGCCCCGTCGGCGAGGCGCACCGCTTCGTCGCCGACGGCGGCATCGACAGCGACTCCCCGGCCGGTCTTCCGGTGCTCTCCGGCGGCGGTGCTCTCGGCAACGGCCGCATGCATGGCATTCCGCAGATGCTCGAGTGCTATCTGCAGCTGTCCGGGCGCGCAGGCCCCCGCCAGCGCGCCGCCACAGTCGCTCTCGCCTGTCATTCCGCACCGCACTACGGCGGCGCCGTGGTTTACGCCAGCGAGCCGTTATGA
- a CDS encoding SMP-30/gluconolactonase/LRE family protein → MFHETRYTGTATPSLADGWRLERLTPPSRLFGANGLRTGPDGRIYVAQVTGSQISALDIETGGLETISAMGGDIIGPDDVAFGPRGDLFATEPMEGRVSARGSDGRTRILRDDLPAVNGITVHRGRLFVNECRIGGRLMELDLSGGAPRVLLDNLGMPNAMEVGPDGLLYYPVMGTNDIWRIDPEGGEPERVAGDLGVPDSVKFDSQGFIVSTQVYSGEVLRIDPRTGARTVLAALPPGLDNCTFVGDRLFVSSFTGEITEILDGGQTRTTLPGGLNWPLDLAVDENGDLYIADWTYFYALRPGGEPRIQGMLSLPGFPGHLRGVSAVGGGEFIVTTANGAVARYRPANGYSEIMAQGFDQLYGVALAPGGLIATAEFGTGRVLSVRSGHVEVLASGLREPVGVAFGQDGICYASESGAGRVVSITDSGVDTVVEGLDKPQGILIRDGQLYVVDVGAKVLITIDLATEARDVIARELPVGAPPGVIPKPLRGIPPFFGPEGPFAGIAAGPDGTLYLSADAEGSVLALRKVE, encoded by the coding sequence GTGTTTCACGAAACGCGCTACACCGGCACCGCGACACCGAGCCTCGCCGACGGCTGGCGGCTGGAACGGCTGACGCCACCGAGCCGACTGTTCGGTGCGAACGGTCTGCGCACCGGACCGGACGGCCGCATCTATGTGGCGCAGGTGACCGGCAGCCAGATCAGCGCCCTCGATATCGAGACCGGCGGGCTCGAGACCATCAGCGCCATGGGCGGCGACATCATCGGGCCCGATGATGTCGCCTTCGGCCCGCGGGGTGACCTCTTCGCCACCGAGCCGATGGAAGGCCGTGTGAGCGCGCGTGGCTCCGACGGCCGCACCCGGATATTGCGCGACGATCTCCCCGCCGTGAACGGCATCACCGTGCACCGGGGGCGCCTGTTCGTGAACGAATGTCGTATCGGCGGCCGCCTGATGGAACTCGATCTGTCCGGCGGCGCGCCGCGCGTGCTGCTCGACAACCTCGGCATGCCCAACGCTATGGAGGTCGGCCCAGACGGTCTGCTGTATTACCCGGTCATGGGAACCAACGACATCTGGCGGATTGATCCCGAGGGCGGCGAGCCGGAGCGGGTCGCGGGTGACCTGGGCGTTCCGGATTCCGTGAAGTTCGATTCCCAGGGCTTCATCGTCTCCACCCAGGTGTACTCCGGCGAGGTATTGCGGATCGATCCCCGCACCGGTGCGCGCACCGTATTGGCCGCTCTGCCACCGGGCCTCGACAACTGTACTTTCGTGGGCGACCGGCTGTTCGTTTCGAGTTTCACCGGGGAGATCACCGAGATCCTCGACGGCGGACAGACCAGAACGACCTTGCCCGGTGGTTTGAACTGGCCGCTGGACCTGGCCGTGGACGAGAACGGCGACCTCTATATCGCCGACTGGACCTACTTCTACGCCCTCCGCCCGGGGGGCGAGCCGCGCATACAGGGGATGCTCTCCCTGCCCGGCTTTCCTGGCCACCTGCGCGGTGTGAGTGCCGTCGGCGGCGGCGAATTCATCGTTACCACCGCCAATGGCGCGGTCGCTCGGTACCGCCCCGCGAATGGCTACAGCGAAATCATGGCGCAGGGCTTCGACCAACTCTACGGCGTGGCGCTCGCACCGGGCGGGCTCATCGCGACCGCCGAATTCGGCACGGGCAGAGTGCTTTCGGTCCGGTCCGGCCACGTCGAGGTGCTGGCCTCGGGCCTGCGGGAACCGGTCGGAGTGGCATTCGGTCAGGACGGAATCTGCTACGCCTCCGAATCGGGTGCCGGACGGGTTGTCTCGATCACCGACTCCGGTGTCGACACGGTGGTGGAGGGCCTCGACAAGCCGCAGGGCATCCTGATCCGCGACGGACAGCTCTATGTTGTCGACGTCGGGGCCAAGGTACTGATCACCATCGATCTCGCCACTGAGGCCCGCGATGTCATCGCCCGTGAGCTGCCGGTCGGCGCCCCGCCCGG
- a CDS encoding cytochrome P450: MTDLASVDYFSDPAIAQDPYEYLDHLRSRNPVFREPHHGVVVVTGHQEAIEVFRNSDDFSACVSVSGPFPPLPFHPEGDDISAQIEAHRPRFRISEHMVTMDPPAHTRTRALLARLLTPKRLKENEDFMWEQADRQLDEFLANGRCEFLGEYAKPFATLVIADLLGVPDGDRDQFRARLAGQTTPGSIEGSMYQESSGTNPLEWLDDTFGAYITDRRANPRNDILSILASTPYPDGSEPSVIELVRPATFLFAAGQETVTKLLSAAVKVLAEQPEYQRMLREDRSLIAGFVEESLRTESPTKVDFRLTRQNATVGGVDIPAGTVVMLCIGAANRDPRKFDDPDQFQLDRRNAREHIAFGRGIHTCAGAPLARMEGQVTLNRLLDRVTDIAIDETAHGPAGNRDYRYEPTFLLRGLRELNVTFAA, from the coding sequence ATGACCGACTTGGCGTCCGTCGACTACTTCTCCGATCCGGCCATCGCCCAGGACCCGTACGAGTACCTGGACCATCTGCGCAGTCGGAATCCGGTATTCCGGGAACCCCACCACGGGGTCGTCGTCGTCACCGGACATCAGGAGGCCATCGAGGTCTTCCGCAACTCGGATGACTTCTCGGCCTGCGTCTCTGTCAGCGGGCCGTTCCCGCCGCTGCCGTTCCACCCCGAGGGCGACGACATCAGCGCCCAGATCGAGGCACATCGGCCACGGTTCCGGATCTCCGAGCACATGGTGACCATGGACCCGCCCGCTCACACGCGCACGCGAGCGCTATTGGCCCGGCTCCTGACGCCCAAAAGGCTGAAGGAGAACGAGGATTTCATGTGGGAACAGGCCGACCGGCAGCTCGACGAATTCCTCGCCAACGGGCGCTGCGAATTCCTGGGCGAGTACGCCAAGCCGTTCGCCACGTTGGTCATCGCCGACCTGCTCGGGGTACCTGACGGGGACCGTGATCAGTTCCGAGCCAGGCTGGCGGGTCAGACAACTCCGGGCAGTATCGAGGGCTCGATGTATCAGGAATCATCGGGCACCAATCCGCTGGAGTGGCTGGACGACACCTTCGGCGCGTACATCACCGATCGCCGTGCGAACCCTCGCAACGACATCCTCAGCATCCTGGCATCGACACCGTATCCGGACGGTTCCGAACCGTCGGTGATCGAACTCGTCCGGCCGGCGACATTCCTGTTCGCGGCCGGGCAGGAGACGGTCACCAAACTGCTCAGCGCGGCAGTGAAGGTACTCGCCGAGCAGCCGGAGTACCAGCGGATGCTGCGCGAGGACCGTAGCCTGATTGCCGGATTCGTGGAGGAATCACTGCGCACCGAGAGCCCGACCAAGGTCGACTTCCGGCTCACCCGCCAAAACGCCACCGTCGGCGGCGTCGATATCCCCGCCGGGACGGTGGTGATGCTGTGCATCGGCGCGGCCAATCGTGATCCCCGCAAGTTCGACGATCCGGACCAGTTCCAGCTCGATCGTCGAAATGCCCGCGAGCACATAGCGTTCGGCCGCGGTATCCACACCTGCGCGGGCGCGCCCCTGGCCCGGATGGAAGGGCAGGTCACGTTGAACCGACTCCTGGACCGGGTCACCGATATCGCGATCGACGAGACCGCCCACGGGCCCGCCGGCAATCGCGACTACCGCTACGAACCGACCTTCCTGCTACGCGGGCTGCGAGAACTCAATGTCACCTTCGCCGCCTAG
- a CDS encoding Zn-ribbon domain-containing OB-fold protein, producing MTAARPVPVPDALTADYWSAAARHVLALARCTRCDRFALPPGETCRRCGTSTPEFRYEPVSGRGTVRSWTVIRKASLLGFADQVPYLLVDVELVEERGLRMIGRLLNGPKTVVRIGDPVQVAFEDLPDDLAVPAFELSCDEPRTATEHVGAVAPRHPSAPVTGIHTSSAPAHVVDSGRKHAEMTSSERHRASNLGSAGTTEVVP from the coding sequence GTGACGGCCGCGCGCCCGGTGCCGGTCCCCGACGCCCTCACCGCCGACTACTGGTCGGCGGCCGCGCGGCACGTGCTCGCCCTGGCCCGATGCACCCGGTGTGATCGGTTCGCGCTGCCGCCCGGGGAAACCTGCCGTCGGTGTGGCACCTCCACACCAGAGTTCCGGTACGAACCGGTGAGCGGACGCGGCACTGTCCGATCGTGGACGGTGATCCGAAAAGCGTCGCTACTCGGATTCGCCGACCAGGTGCCATATCTGCTCGTCGATGTCGAACTCGTCGAGGAGCGCGGACTCCGCATGATCGGACGCCTGCTGAACGGTCCGAAAACAGTTGTGCGCATAGGTGATCCAGTACAGGTCGCCTTCGAGGACCTCCCCGACGACCTGGCTGTCCCGGCGTTCGAGCTGTCCTGCGACGAGCCGCGCACAGCCACTGAGCATGTTGGCGCGGTGGCGCCCCGTCATCCCAGCGCACCTGTGACCGGGATCCATACAAGCAGTGCGCCAGCGCATGTGGTGGATTCCGGCCGAAAGCACGCCGAAATGACGAGTAGCGAGCGTCATCGCGCCTCGAATCTCGGTAGCGCGGGAACCACCGAGGTGGTCCCGTGA
- a CDS encoding TetR/AcrR family transcriptional regulator has protein sequence MPTQNPPAPDSPDAPVAPLWADRAADRSRSVQRSKARSREQAQSIVAAARRLLQTEGATLTTQELSKEAGIALQTFYRHFTGKDQLLLAVFEDVVSERAVEVEAAARELPDPVARLRFYLFEILRSLRGDGGGLVGARFITAEHWRLYQLFPVEIAQANRPFVDLVEHELRAAASAGLLRPADPSTDAWLALQLVTAVFHHYAFASAPTSVDDIAEQVWAFCLTAFGGPPIER, from the coding sequence GTGCCCACACAGAATCCCCCTGCCCCCGATTCCCCCGACGCCCCGGTCGCGCCGCTCTGGGCCGACCGGGCGGCGGATCGCTCGCGCTCGGTGCAGCGGTCCAAGGCCCGCAGCCGGGAGCAAGCGCAGTCGATCGTCGCTGCCGCCCGCCGATTGTTGCAGACCGAGGGCGCCACGCTGACGACACAGGAGCTGTCCAAGGAAGCGGGCATCGCCTTACAAACCTTCTACCGGCATTTCACCGGTAAGGATCAGCTGCTGCTGGCCGTATTCGAAGATGTCGTCAGCGAACGGGCGGTCGAGGTGGAGGCCGCCGCGCGGGAGCTGCCCGACCCCGTGGCACGGTTGCGCTTCTATCTCTTCGAGATACTGCGCTCGCTGCGTGGCGATGGCGGCGGCCTTGTCGGGGCGCGCTTCATCACCGCCGAGCATTGGCGGCTGTACCAGCTCTTTCCAGTGGAGATAGCCCAGGCCAACCGGCCCTTCGTCGATCTCGTGGAGCACGAACTGCGGGCCGCCGCATCGGCCGGTCTGCTGCGTCCCGCCGATCCGTCCACCGATGCCTGGCTGGCGCTGCAACTGGTCACGGCCGTGTTCCACCACTATGCGTTCGCATCGGCCCCCACCAGCGTCGACGATATCGCCGAACAGGTGTGGGCCTTCTGCCTGACCGCTTTCGGCGGTCCCCCTATCGAAAGGTAA
- a CDS encoding CoA transferase, with translation MDSEAFTGVRVVELAQWVFVPVAGALLADWGADVIRVERPDGDPYRQLATQGIGSDSAGVNLSVALANRGKRSISIDLRSERGRELLNEILATADVFLTNFRPGALRRLGLDPDTLTRRHPRLVYARGHGFGSRGPGADKAGYDSSAFWAHGGVAHMLTPPERDYPISQRGAMGDRNGAMALAFGVAAALLRQQRTGSGTVVDVSLLATAMWMLSSDVLSALAGNPPQAVSGRGGSVNPLVGAYRTKDGRHIQLVFLESDRYWARLCRLIGRDDLAGDPRFVDLAARANHRDACVAELETEFARRTFDEWKQLLSGLDAPWAPVQAVTELLDDPQVLANGYLGEVDLDNGQSYPLPTGPVQFDERPPTLRRAPEHGEHTEQFLVELGYSWDRITRLKEAGVIP, from the coding sequence GTGGACTCCGAAGCGTTCACCGGCGTGCGGGTTGTCGAGCTGGCGCAGTGGGTGTTCGTGCCTGTGGCGGGTGCGCTGCTGGCCGACTGGGGTGCGGACGTCATCCGGGTCGAACGTCCCGACGGCGATCCGTACCGCCAGTTGGCCACACAGGGCATAGGCAGCGATAGCGCGGGGGTGAATCTCTCTGTGGCCCTCGCCAATCGGGGCAAGCGATCGATCTCGATCGACCTACGCTCCGAGCGCGGCCGCGAGCTGCTCAACGAGATACTGGCCACGGCGGACGTCTTCCTGACCAACTTCCGGCCCGGCGCGCTGCGCCGGCTCGGGCTCGACCCCGACACGCTGACTCGACGCCATCCCCGGCTCGTCTACGCCCGGGGCCATGGCTTCGGCAGCCGCGGTCCCGGCGCGGACAAGGCCGGTTACGACTCCTCGGCCTTCTGGGCCCACGGCGGCGTGGCTCATATGCTGACCCCACCGGAGCGGGACTACCCGATCAGCCAGCGCGGCGCGATGGGCGACCGAAACGGGGCCATGGCCTTGGCCTTCGGCGTCGCGGCGGCACTGTTGCGGCAGCAGCGGACCGGCTCGGGTACGGTCGTCGACGTTTCATTGCTGGCCACCGCCATGTGGATGCTGTCCTCCGATGTGCTCTCCGCGCTGGCCGGAAATCCGCCGCAGGCAGTATCCGGCCGCGGCGGTTCGGTCAACCCCCTGGTGGGTGCCTACCGAACCAAGGACGGTCGGCACATTCAACTGGTCTTCCTGGAGTCGGACCGGTACTGGGCACGACTCTGCCGCCTGATCGGACGCGACGACCTCGCGGGCGATCCCCGCTTCGTGGATCTGGCAGCCCGCGCCAACCATCGCGACGCGTGTGTGGCCGAACTCGAAACGGAGTTCGCCCGCCGAACTTTCGACGAATGGAAGCAGTTGCTGTCGGGACTGGACGCGCCGTGGGCGCCGGTGCAGGCCGTGACGGAACTGCTCGACGACCCACAGGTGCTGGCCAATGGCTACCTCGGCGAGGTCGACCTGGACAACGGGCAGTCCTATCCACTGCCCACCGGCCCGGTGCAATTCGACGAACGTCCGCCCACCCTGCGGCGAGCACCCGAGCACGGCGAGCACACCGAGCAGTTCCTGGTCGAATTGGGTTACTCGTGGGATCGGATCACCCGCCTCAAGGAGGCAGGGGTTATCCCGTGA
- a CDS encoding amidohydrolase family protein: MSSNLNLDWLISVDDHILEPHNLWLERVPRADRERAPHIEVGADGMDCWVYDGKRFPSSGLSAVAGKSKEEFSPKPLTYSEMRPGCYDAKARIEDMDRAGILASLCFPTVTRFCGQLFSEASDREFGFVCLQAYNDWMIEEWCAAAPGRYIPLVLIPLWDPRLAARELERCAAKGATTFAFSENPAPLGLPTIHDAGGYWDPVMAAANDLEMVVSMHVGSSSTVPQISPDAPFLANLAWGATRTSGAMLSWLFSGMFQRYPKLKIALSEGEIGWMPYFLERAEQVLDKQRHWVKKGMRFGDHAASGNIDLDTLDIRGTFRDHIFGCFIEDSHGIASIDVLGEDNIMCETDYPHSDSTWPNCIQTVKGLIGHLPPEAQYKILRGNAERLYRFTPAEPPVPAAV, encoded by the coding sequence GTGTCCTCCAACCTGAATCTCGATTGGCTGATCTCGGTCGATGATCACATCCTCGAGCCACACAATCTGTGGCTGGAGCGGGTGCCGCGCGCAGATCGCGAACGCGCACCACACATAGAGGTCGGTGCCGACGGCATGGATTGCTGGGTATACGACGGCAAACGTTTCCCCAGCTCCGGACTGAGCGCTGTCGCCGGAAAGTCGAAGGAGGAGTTCAGTCCGAAACCGCTGACCTACAGCGAGATGCGGCCCGGTTGCTACGATGCGAAGGCCCGTATCGAGGATATGGACCGCGCGGGAATTCTTGCCTCCCTGTGCTTCCCGACGGTAACCCGATTCTGCGGCCAGCTCTTCTCTGAAGCCAGCGATCGCGAGTTCGGCTTCGTCTGCCTGCAGGCATACAACGACTGGATGATCGAGGAATGGTGCGCCGCCGCACCGGGCCGGTACATCCCGCTGGTGCTCATTCCGCTGTGGGATCCGAGACTTGCCGCCCGCGAACTGGAACGCTGCGCCGCCAAGGGCGCGACCACCTTCGCCTTCTCGGAAAACCCGGCACCACTGGGCCTTCCGACGATCCACGACGCCGGCGGGTACTGGGATCCGGTGATGGCGGCGGCCAATGATCTGGAGATGGTGGTGTCCATGCATGTCGGCTCGTCGTCGACCGTGCCTCAGATCTCCCCCGACGCACCGTTTCTCGCGAATCTCGCCTGGGGTGCAACCCGCACCTCGGGGGCCATGCTGTCGTGGCTGTTCAGCGGCATGTTCCAGCGTTATCCGAAACTCAAGATCGCGCTTTCGGAAGGTGAGATCGGCTGGATGCCGTACTTCCTCGAACGCGCCGAACAAGTCCTCGACAAGCAGCGACACTGGGTCAAGAAGGGCATGCGGTTCGGCGATCACGCGGCGAGCGGCAATATCGATCTCGATACCCTCGATATCCGCGGCACTTTCCGCGACCATATCTTCGGCTGCTTCATCGAGGACAGCCACGGAATCGCGAGCATCGATGTGCTCGGGGAGGACAACATCATGTGCGAAACCGATTACCCGCACTCCGATTCTACCTGGCCCAACTGCATTCAGACCGTGAAGGGCCTCATCGGTCACTTGCCGCCGGAAGCCCAGTACAAGATTCTGCGCGGCAATGCCGAACGGCTGTACCGCTTCACTCCGGCCGAACCACCGGTTCCGGCGGCAGTCTGA